From the Cumulibacter manganitolerans genome, one window contains:
- a CDS encoding ParA family protein has product MAAKAPTIFAIANQKGGVAKTTTTISLGVALHDLGFRVLLVDLDAQACMTFSLGTDPDALEVSVHEVLTGGRGAADAIVTTEDGPDLLPANIDLAAAEAMLLTRTGREYALRTALDDLAEAGAAYDFILLDCPPSLGVLTVNALTAAGEVIVPLQCETLSHRGVGQLLETIADVRKMTNRALRLRGVIPTMFDGRTTHSRDVLADVAERYDVAVLEPPIARSIRFAEAPAAGRSILRSGGGRTRGAAAYREHAEALAGGRRKGR; this is encoded by the coding sequence AAGGCGCCGACCATCTTCGCCATCGCCAACCAGAAGGGCGGCGTCGCGAAGACGACGACGACCATCTCGCTCGGTGTCGCGCTGCACGACCTGGGCTTCCGAGTGCTGCTGGTCGACCTCGACGCGCAGGCGTGCATGACGTTCTCGCTCGGGACCGACCCGGACGCCCTCGAGGTCTCCGTGCACGAGGTGCTGACCGGGGGCCGCGGGGCCGCCGACGCCATCGTGACGACCGAGGACGGCCCCGATCTGCTGCCGGCGAACATCGACCTGGCGGCGGCCGAGGCCATGCTGCTGACCCGCACCGGCCGCGAGTACGCGTTGCGGACCGCGCTCGACGATCTCGCCGAGGCCGGCGCGGCGTACGACTTCATCCTGCTCGACTGCCCGCCCTCGCTCGGCGTCCTGACCGTCAACGCGCTGACCGCGGCCGGCGAGGTGATCGTGCCGCTGCAGTGCGAGACCCTCTCGCACCGCGGCGTGGGGCAGCTGCTCGAGACGATCGCCGACGTCCGGAAGATGACCAACCGTGCTCTGCGGCTGCGCGGTGTCATCCCCACCATGTTCGATGGCCGTACGACGCACTCGCGGGACGTCCTGGCGGACGTCGCCGAGCGGTACGACGTCGCCGTCCTGGAGCCGCCGATCGCGCGGTCGATACGGTTCGCCGAGGCGCCGGCCGCCGGTCGGTCCATCCTGCGGTCCGGCGGCGGCCGCACCCGAGGCGCGGCGGCGTACCGCGAGCACGCAGAGGCGTTGGCCGGCGGCCGACGGAAGGGACGATGA
- a CDS encoding alpha/beta fold hydrolase, with amino-acid sequence MARTFGTPDLVGAIRRELSTATNRARNGISYLTMDKSEGLNPTPRVLVGSRDKVRLWKYPSKNRRHAEPIVAFLGLVSRPYVFDLLPGKSFVGQLGDAGYDVYVLDWGQPDHEESANSMETYVDFYLPRAFKIAQRDSGSPGIHVIAYCFGAIFGLMYQGSRGNSPIRALTTLAAPVDFRKMPVYTQPFQDGSIRPRDVITDEGIVPAAVVARTLAMRTPTYDVTQAVGLWEKLAGDPKSGAIEAHAAMTGWVRDHVNFPGVAFEQFVRDFLNGNGFVNRTARVGNRPVALDRIDIPILSVVAERDDLVPPAASYPLRDLVPEGVYNEVVLPAGHVGLVLGGTAKKITIPAIVDFFSSHSSELGERA; translated from the coding sequence ATGGCCCGCACCTTCGGCACGCCGGACCTCGTGGGCGCGATCAGGCGGGAGCTCAGCACCGCGACCAACCGTGCCCGAAACGGCATCAGCTACCTCACGATGGACAAGAGCGAGGGCCTGAACCCCACTCCCCGCGTGCTCGTCGGGAGCCGCGACAAGGTGAGGCTCTGGAAGTACCCGAGCAAGAACCGGCGGCACGCCGAGCCGATCGTGGCGTTCCTCGGGCTGGTGAGCCGGCCCTACGTGTTCGACCTGCTGCCGGGCAAGAGCTTCGTCGGTCAGCTGGGGGACGCCGGGTACGACGTCTACGTGCTCGACTGGGGCCAGCCCGACCACGAGGAGTCCGCGAACTCCATGGAGACGTACGTCGACTTCTACCTGCCGCGGGCGTTCAAGATCGCCCAGCGCGACAGCGGAAGCCCGGGCATCCACGTGATCGCGTACTGCTTCGGCGCGATCTTCGGCCTGATGTACCAGGGAAGCCGGGGCAACTCGCCGATTCGGGCGCTGACCACGCTGGCGGCACCGGTCGACTTCCGGAAGATGCCGGTCTACACCCAGCCGTTCCAGGACGGCTCGATCCGCCCGCGGGACGTCATCACCGACGAGGGCATCGTGCCGGCCGCGGTCGTGGCCCGCACTCTGGCGATGCGGACGCCGACCTACGACGTGACCCAGGCGGTCGGGTTGTGGGAGAAGCTCGCCGGTGACCCGAAGTCGGGTGCGATCGAGGCGCACGCCGCGATGACCGGATGGGTGCGCGACCACGTGAACTTCCCGGGCGTCGCGTTCGAGCAGTTCGTGCGCGACTTCCTCAACGGCAACGGCTTCGTGAACCGCACGGCACGCGTCGGCAACCGGCCGGTCGCGCTGGACAGGATCGACATCCCGATCCTGTCGGTGGTCGCCGAACGCGACGACCTGGTGCCGCCGGCCGCGTCGTACCCGCTCCGCGATCTCGTGCCGGAGGGCGTCTACAACGAGGTCGTGCTCCCGGCCGGGCACGTGGGACTGGTGCTCGGAGGGACGGCCAAGAAGATCACGATCCCCGCGATCGTGGACTTCTTCAGCAGCCACAGCAGCGAGCTGGGGGAGCGGGCATGA
- a CDS encoding GNAT family N-acetyltransferase: MTIRTCEPGDQEALEAFLRTIPEQERAFHKAEGADAALAAEWSSQRDPLRLVDVADDGVVRGMIGIRRGRGMSAHTGEITLLVDPAFRQQQIATNLVVAAIGEALKAGLSHVFVEVTAEHTATVGMFRKLGFEAEALLQGFIKRRDGELQDLIMMTNRLEENWAAAQLVGLETGDAMA; this comes from the coding sequence ATGACGATCCGTACCTGCGAGCCGGGCGACCAGGAAGCGCTGGAGGCCTTTCTGAGAACCATTCCCGAGCAGGAACGCGCGTTCCACAAGGCCGAGGGCGCGGACGCCGCGCTGGCCGCCGAGTGGTCGTCGCAGCGCGATCCGTTGCGGCTGGTGGACGTCGCTGACGACGGCGTCGTGCGCGGCATGATCGGCATCCGCCGCGGCCGCGGCATGTCGGCGCACACCGGCGAGATCACCCTCCTCGTCGACCCGGCCTTCCGGCAGCAGCAGATCGCCACGAACCTCGTCGTGGCCGCCATCGGCGAGGCGCTGAAGGCGGGGTTGTCGCACGTCTTCGTCGAGGTCACCGCCGAGCACACCGCGACCGTGGGCATGTTCCGCAAGCTCGGCTTCGAGGCCGAAGCGTTGCTGCAGGGCTTCATCAAGAGGCGGGACGGCGAGCTGCAGGACCTCATCATGATGACCAACCGCCTGGAGGAGAACTGGGCTGCCGCGCAGCTGGTCGGCCTGGAGACCGGCGACGCCATGGCGTGA
- a CDS encoding GPGG-motif small membrane protein codes for MNTVLWIIAAILVIAGIFALVRRQFVWGAVLIIVGLLVGPGGVSIFT; via the coding sequence ATGAATACCGTGTTGTGGATCATCGCCGCCATTCTCGTCATCGCGGGAATCTTCGCCCTCGTCCGGCGGCAGTTCGTGTGGGGCGCCGTCCTGATCATCGTAGGGCTCCTGGTGGGTCCCGGCGGCGTCAGCATCTTCACCTAG
- a CDS encoding universal stress protein, which translates to MAPIVVGYDGLEDAEHALTWAVADAAARERPLRLVCAYPSASDIGPVPGYGEQLLSELEVVRAGAAQVVAGGARRVSELAPEVSVTTRAEQGSAAAVLLEESASAAVMVLGSRGLGAVGASFLGSVGTAVAARAACPVVVVGEKTEHGGSGTEVVVGIDGYADSQAILDFAFDHASWHGTPLRAVLCWHRDALSALGWSAAAVPEKTEAWLSEALAGWQEKYPDVRVRTSVLRDRPVVGLLAAGRGQKLLVVGSRGRHALAGTLLGSVSQGVLHHATCPVAVVPVR; encoded by the coding sequence ATGGCACCCATCGTGGTGGGCTACGACGGGCTGGAGGATGCCGAGCACGCGCTGACGTGGGCGGTCGCCGACGCCGCGGCACGAGAGCGGCCCCTGCGGCTGGTCTGCGCCTATCCCTCCGCATCGGACATCGGACCCGTACCGGGCTACGGCGAGCAGCTGCTCAGCGAGCTGGAGGTGGTCCGTGCCGGCGCCGCCCAGGTGGTCGCCGGCGGCGCGCGCAGGGTCTCGGAGCTCGCGCCGGAGGTCAGCGTCACCACCCGCGCGGAGCAGGGCTCGGCAGCGGCCGTCCTGCTCGAGGAGTCCGCGAGCGCGGCGGTGATGGTGCTGGGCTCGCGGGGCCTGGGGGCGGTCGGCGCGTCCTTCCTCGGGTCGGTGGGGACGGCCGTGGCGGCCCGCGCGGCCTGCCCCGTCGTCGTGGTCGGCGAGAAGACGGAGCACGGCGGTTCGGGTACCGAGGTGGTCGTCGGCATCGACGGATACGCCGACTCGCAGGCCATCCTCGACTTCGCCTTCGACCACGCCAGCTGGCACGGCACTCCGCTGCGCGCGGTGCTCTGCTGGCACCGGGATGCATTGAGCGCGCTCGGCTGGTCGGCCGCCGCGGTACCGGAGAAGACCGAGGCGTGGCTCTCGGAGGCGCTGGCCGGCTGGCAGGAGAAGTACCCCGACGTGCGGGTGCGCACCAGCGTGCTGCGCGATCGCCCGGTCGTGGGTCTGCTTGCCGCCGGTCGTGGTCAGAAGCTGCTCGTCGTCGGGTCGCGCGGTCGGCATGCCCTGGCCGGGACGCTGCTCGGATCGGTCAGCCAGGGAGTGCTGCACCACGCGACCTGCCCGGTGGCCGTCGTGCCGGTGCGCTAG
- a CDS encoding GntR family transcriptional regulator yields MASADPSASERAYQQLRGHILDHTYAPGTMLGEAALAVELGMSRTPVRVALARLQDEGWIVVYPKRGALVQGVTDRTAAELADARFVLETTAIDRATPARRRELAGPLADSVEAQRAAFEAGDLRQFIDLTLRFHRSFIEAGSNAVMLELYDRLSDRHRFVLFGSGDRLLKRCADIIAEHQRLVDRLRAGDARGFTETLRAHIAETNATPIRLFGSDSGKSS; encoded by the coding sequence ATGGCCAGCGCAGATCCCAGCGCGTCGGAGCGCGCCTATCAGCAGCTCCGTGGTCACATCCTCGACCACACGTACGCACCTGGCACGATGCTCGGCGAGGCGGCGCTGGCCGTCGAGCTCGGGATGAGCCGAACGCCCGTGAGAGTCGCGCTCGCCCGCCTGCAGGACGAGGGGTGGATCGTGGTCTACCCCAAGCGCGGCGCGCTCGTGCAGGGCGTCACCGATCGGACGGCCGCCGAGCTCGCCGACGCGCGCTTCGTCCTGGAGACGACGGCGATCGACCGCGCCACCCCCGCACGGCGCCGCGAGCTGGCGGGTCCGCTGGCCGACTCCGTCGAGGCGCAGCGCGCCGCCTTCGAGGCCGGTGATCTCCGGCAGTTCATCGACCTGACCCTGCGCTTCCATCGGTCCTTCATCGAAGCCGGCAGCAACGCCGTGATGCTGGAGCTCTACGACCGGCTGTCGGATCGCCACCGGTTCGTCCTGTTCGGGTCCGGAGACCGGCTGCTGAAGCGTTGCGCCGACATCATCGCCGAGCACCAACGCCTGGTCGATCGGCTTCGGGCCGGCGACGCGCGCGGGTTCACCGAGACCCTGCGGGCACACATCGCCGAGACCAATGCCACCCCCATCCGGCTGTTCGGCAGTGACAGCGGCAAGAGCAGCTGA
- a CDS encoding zinc-binding dehydrogenase, with protein MATMRALVGGLGPDWELHSVPRPTAGPGEVLIEVAAAGLNRADLLRLRGTYNAALTKPGTFIGGLECAGRVIEAGPGVIGVDLGQAVMAASGGTLAEYVAVDHRHVLPVPDGVPLVEAASLMVGLATEHDALVTQGGFRAGQSVLVLGGASSVGLLGIQLAKAFDASLVIATTRSPAKVRALADAGADVVLDTGFDSFTAEVLRHTASTGVDVVLDHLGGRPLAGSVAATRVGGTIINIGRLTGPESTINVDDLAFRRIRLQGTTFSVRTAEERAGVYAALRPAVLPAVAQGRIRAVVDRVLPMDEAKAAADYMRSNRASGKVVLTIGTALDDQGG; from the coding sequence ATGGCAACCATGCGGGCACTGGTCGGCGGCCTCGGACCGGACTGGGAGCTTCACTCCGTGCCGCGCCCAACAGCGGGTCCCGGCGAGGTGCTCATCGAGGTGGCCGCGGCAGGCCTCAATCGCGCCGACCTGCTTCGGCTCCGAGGCACCTACAATGCGGCACTCACCAAGCCCGGGACCTTCATCGGCGGGCTGGAGTGCGCCGGACGCGTCATCGAGGCGGGGCCCGGCGTCATCGGTGTCGACCTCGGCCAGGCGGTGATGGCCGCGAGCGGCGGCACCCTCGCCGAGTACGTCGCCGTCGACCACCGCCACGTGCTTCCCGTACCGGACGGCGTTCCGCTGGTCGAAGCCGCCTCATTGATGGTCGGCCTCGCCACCGAGCACGACGCGCTCGTCACCCAGGGCGGATTCCGCGCCGGACAGTCCGTTCTCGTGCTGGGTGGAGCATCGTCGGTCGGCCTCCTCGGGATCCAGCTGGCAAAGGCGTTCGACGCATCGCTCGTCATCGCGACGACGCGGTCCCCGGCGAAAGTCCGCGCGCTGGCCGACGCAGGGGCAGACGTCGTGCTCGACACCGGCTTCGACTCGTTCACCGCCGAGGTCCTGCGCCATACCGCGTCCACCGGCGTCGATGTCGTGCTCGATCATCTCGGGGGTCGACCGCTCGCCGGCTCCGTCGCGGCGACCAGAGTTGGTGGGACGATCATCAACATCGGCCGGCTCACCGGCCCCGAGTCCACGATCAACGTCGACGACCTCGCCTTTCGTCGCATCCGGTTGCAGGGCACCACCTTCAGCGTCCGGACCGCCGAGGAGCGTGCGGGCGTGTACGCCGCCTTGCGTCCGGCAGTCCTGCCCGCCGTCGCACAGGGAAGAATCCGCGCGGTCGTCGACCGGGTGCTTCCCATGGACGAGGCGAAGGCGGCCGCGGACTACATGCGGTCCAACCGGGCGTCGGGAAAGGTCGTGCTCACCATCGGCACGGCTTTGGACGACCAGGGCGGTTGA
- a CDS encoding MFS transporter, whose translation MTRTTRSRRKLVAAQLFSGAGIASGYAVGGLLAEQISGSTAMAGFAQMSVILGAGLVAYPLAALAGRRGRRVALSLGFGLGVLGAAIVLIAVAAQLLPLFMLGMMLSGSCTAAGLQARYAAVDGVPPAGAGRAMSIVVWATTVGSVLGPNITEPGARLGAALGLNPLAGPYVISMSAFAIASLIAATLGRETRTQPSMNRASVEPGGRAPRPLRLGAALRHALAHPVALFAMVTIVTGQMMMTNVMVMTPVHMDHQGFALGTIGIVVSVHIAGMYALSPIFGWAADRWGPLVVIACGAAVFAVTIALGVIDATAPVSSMGLLTTALLLLGVGWSMFLIGGSALLTASVPSEARVPLQGASDSAMNLGGAVMAASAGAVQAAGGFLWINLMATAVLLITLLFGARALRGGARGSVLPGGAAAGSPALSEPVG comes from the coding sequence GTGACCCGCACGACCCGTTCCCGACGCAAGCTCGTCGCCGCCCAGCTGTTCTCCGGTGCCGGTATCGCCTCCGGCTACGCGGTGGGCGGGCTGCTGGCCGAGCAGATCTCCGGCTCCACCGCGATGGCCGGGTTCGCCCAGATGAGCGTGATCCTGGGCGCGGGCCTCGTCGCCTATCCGCTCGCCGCGCTGGCCGGACGGCGTGGGCGGCGCGTCGCGCTGAGCCTCGGCTTCGGTCTCGGCGTCCTCGGTGCCGCCATCGTGCTCATCGCGGTCGCCGCGCAGCTCCTGCCGCTGTTTATGCTCGGCATGATGCTGTCCGGGTCGTGCACGGCCGCGGGTCTGCAGGCCCGCTACGCGGCGGTCGACGGCGTGCCTCCCGCCGGCGCCGGGCGGGCGATGTCGATCGTCGTCTGGGCGACCACGGTCGGGTCGGTGCTCGGTCCGAACATCACCGAGCCCGGAGCGCGGCTGGGTGCGGCGCTGGGCCTGAATCCGCTCGCCGGACCGTACGTGATCTCGATGAGCGCCTTCGCGATCGCGTCCCTGATCGCCGCCACCCTCGGCCGCGAGACCAGGACGCAACCGTCGATGAACCGCGCCTCGGTCGAGCCCGGCGGGAGAGCGCCTCGACCGCTGCGGCTCGGGGCCGCCCTACGCCATGCGCTGGCGCATCCAGTCGCGCTGTTCGCGATGGTCACCATCGTCACCGGCCAGATGATGATGACGAACGTCATGGTCATGACGCCCGTGCACATGGACCACCAGGGGTTCGCGCTCGGCACCATCGGGATCGTCGTGAGCGTGCACATCGCCGGCATGTACGCGTTGTCGCCGATCTTCGGGTGGGCGGCCGACCGCTGGGGGCCGCTCGTCGTGATCGCCTGCGGGGCGGCCGTCTTCGCGGTGACGATCGCCCTCGGCGTGATCGATGCGACGGCGCCGGTGTCGTCGATGGGCCTGCTGACCACGGCGCTCCTGCTGCTCGGCGTCGGCTGGTCGATGTTCCTGATCGGCGGCTCGGCCTTGCTCACGGCGTCCGTCCCGAGCGAGGCGCGAGTCCCGCTGCAGGGTGCTTCCGACTCGGCGATGAACCTCGGTGGCGCCGTGATGGCCGCCAGCGCCGGGGCGGTCCAGGCGGCCGGCGGCTTCCTGTGGATCAATCTCATGGCGACCGCCGTCCTGCTGATCACCCTCCTCTTCGGCGCCCGGGCGCTGCGCGGCGGCGCGCGGGGGAGCGTACTGCCGGGCGGCGCAGCAGCCGGGTCGCCCGCGCTGTCGGAGCCGGTAGGCTAG
- a CDS encoding PNPOx family protein encodes MRLSDTAATGRLEAAEHGVLGTVHAERGVDTVPVVYAVDGGAVGIPIDRIKGKRAGLLQRERNLSADPRASLLVEHWDRSDWSRLWWVRATLRWDPTPGAIREDRLSSRLAERFEQYRDAPFDRILVLRVVAVAGWTARRAAGGTP; translated from the coding sequence ATGCGGCTGAGCGACACGGCGGCGACGGGCCGCCTCGAGGCGGCCGAGCACGGCGTGCTCGGCACGGTGCATGCCGAGCGGGGCGTCGACACGGTCCCCGTCGTGTACGCCGTCGACGGCGGCGCGGTGGGCATCCCGATCGACCGGATCAAAGGCAAGCGGGCCGGTCTGCTGCAGCGGGAGCGCAACCTCTCCGCAGATCCTCGCGCGAGCCTGCTCGTCGAGCACTGGGACCGCTCGGACTGGAGCCGCCTGTGGTGGGTGCGCGCGACGCTGCGGTGGGATCCGACCCCGGGAGCGATCCGCGAGGACCGGCTGTCGAGCAGGCTCGCGGAGCGGTTCGAGCAGTATCGCGACGCACCGTTCGACCGGATCCTGGTGCTTCGTGTCGTCGCCGTTGCCGGCTGGACGGCCAGGCGTGCGGCGGGCGGTACACCGTGA
- a CDS encoding phosphoribosyltransferase has product MARDEYVDRVDAGRRLAERLRSLRGQHVVVLGLPRGGVPVAFEVARSLGAPLDVIVVRKLGLPTHPELAMGAIGEGGYRVVDRELMARAGVRDAELAQVEARERAALDSRIERYRHGRSRADLRGATAVIVDDGIATGRTVEVACAAARRLGAARVVVAVPVGPVEALEGLPGADEVVVARTPDPFLAVGRHYRDFDQTTDDEVVRLLDAAAEIGADERGRPR; this is encoded by the coding sequence GTGGCGCGAGACGAGTACGTCGACCGCGTCGATGCGGGCCGGCGGCTCGCGGAGCGGCTGCGCAGCCTGCGCGGGCAGCACGTCGTCGTGCTGGGTCTGCCGCGCGGCGGCGTCCCGGTCGCCTTCGAGGTGGCGCGGTCGCTCGGTGCGCCGCTGGACGTGATCGTCGTCCGCAAGCTCGGCCTTCCGACGCATCCCGAGCTCGCGATGGGGGCTATCGGCGAGGGCGGCTACCGGGTGGTCGACCGCGAGCTGATGGCGCGTGCCGGCGTCCGGGACGCCGAGCTCGCGCAGGTCGAGGCCCGCGAGCGCGCCGCACTCGACTCGCGGATCGAGCGGTACCGTCACGGGCGTTCACGTGCCGATCTGCGCGGAGCCACGGCGGTGATCGTCGACGACGGCATCGCCACGGGCCGCACCGTCGAGGTCGCCTGTGCCGCGGCGCGCCGGCTGGGCGCCGCCCGGGTCGTCGTGGCCGTGCCGGTCGGGCCCGTCGAGGCGCTCGAGGGCCTGCCGGGGGCCGACGAGGTGGTCGTCGCGCGCACGCCCGACCCCTTCCTGGCGGTGGGCCGTCACTATCGCGACTTCGACCAGACGACCGACGACGAGGTGGTGCGGCTGCTCGATGCGGCCGCCGAGATCGGCGCCGATGAGAGAGGACGGCCGCGATGA
- a CDS encoding SRPBCC family protein produces the protein MRSRHLSCVVAASPEAVYRYAADPDNLPRWAAGLAAAEVRRDGDDLVVCSPMGEVRVRFVPRNDHGILDHEVVLPTGERVLNPMRVVAHPHGAEVLFTVRQLGMTDEELERDAAAVERDLDALRRIVESQR, from the coding sequence ATGCGGTCGCGCCACCTGAGCTGCGTCGTCGCCGCGTCTCCGGAGGCCGTCTACCGCTATGCCGCCGACCCGGACAACCTGCCGAGGTGGGCTGCCGGGCTGGCCGCGGCCGAGGTCCGGCGCGACGGTGACGACCTCGTGGTCTGCTCGCCGATGGGCGAGGTGCGGGTTCGGTTCGTCCCCCGCAACGACCACGGGATCCTGGACCACGAGGTCGTGCTGCCGACGGGGGAGAGGGTGCTGAACCCGATGCGGGTCGTGGCGCACCCGCACGGCGCGGAGGTCCTGTTCACCGTGCGCCAGCTGGGCATGACCGACGAGGAGCTCGAGCGCGATGCTGCCGCGGTGGAGCGCGACCTCGACGCGCTTCGCCGCATCGTCGAATCCCAGCGCTGA
- a CDS encoding erythromycin esterase family protein, protein MSWEPSTSRTIDREALAQVRALARPLSGPNDLEAVVNRFAPDRFVCIGEASHGTHEYYSWRAQLTRRLIEEKGFTWIGVEGDWPDCWRINRWVRGEQDQALDARGLLAGFQRWPTWMWANEDVADFLDWLHRWNLGRPTERRVGFYGLDVYSLWDSLRAIRTWLDAYAPEAVSAAIHAWQCFWPYGEDPHRYARAARLVPQSCEAAVVSLLVETLRRTRSFPDDEFAFDAMQNAQVAVGAERYYRVMLRGDRSSWNIRDHHMADTIDRIARHLGPTSQGIIWEHNSHIGDARATDMAHAGLVNVGQLVRDRHATEGVGLIGFAGHRGSVLAARAWGGAESCLPVPKARPGTHEDVLHRALGRPAILDFGADRSGSWLAEPRGHRAIGVVYDPAAERGNYVATAMGRRYDALFWLEETTALRPLHHETRPIQPELEAEPSGL, encoded by the coding sequence ATGAGCTGGGAACCTTCGACCAGTCGGACGATCGATCGCGAGGCGCTGGCGCAGGTGCGCGCGCTGGCCCGGCCGCTCAGCGGTCCGAACGATCTCGAGGCCGTCGTGAACCGGTTCGCCCCGGACCGCTTCGTCTGCATCGGCGAGGCGTCGCACGGGACGCACGAGTACTACAGCTGGCGCGCTCAGCTGACCCGGCGGCTGATCGAGGAGAAGGGCTTCACCTGGATCGGCGTGGAGGGCGACTGGCCGGACTGCTGGCGCATCAATCGATGGGTCCGCGGAGAGCAGGACCAGGCGCTGGATGCGCGGGGGCTGCTCGCCGGCTTCCAGCGCTGGCCGACGTGGATGTGGGCGAACGAGGATGTCGCGGACTTCCTGGACTGGCTGCATCGGTGGAATCTGGGCCGTCCGACCGAGCGACGCGTCGGGTTCTACGGCTTGGACGTCTACTCGCTGTGGGACTCACTTCGCGCGATCAGGACCTGGCTCGATGCCTACGCGCCGGAGGCGGTGAGCGCCGCAATCCATGCGTGGCAGTGCTTCTGGCCGTACGGCGAGGACCCGCATCGCTATGCACGTGCGGCCCGGCTGGTGCCCCAGTCGTGCGAAGCGGCCGTCGTGTCCCTGCTGGTGGAGACGCTGCGCCGGACTCGTAGCTTCCCTGACGACGAGTTTGCGTTCGACGCCATGCAGAACGCCCAGGTCGCGGTCGGCGCCGAGCGCTACTACCGCGTGATGCTGCGCGGCGACCGGTCCTCGTGGAACATCCGGGACCACCACATGGCGGACACGATCGACCGGATCGCGCGGCACCTCGGGCCGACGTCCCAAGGGATCATCTGGGAGCACAACAGCCACATCGGTGATGCCCGCGCCACGGACATGGCGCACGCCGGGCTGGTGAACGTCGGTCAGCTGGTGCGCGATCGCCACGCCACCGAGGGTGTGGGGCTGATCGGGTTCGCCGGTCATCGTGGGTCGGTCCTCGCGGCCCGAGCGTGGGGCGGCGCCGAGTCGTGCCTTCCGGTGCCGAAGGCGAGGCCGGGCACGCATGAGGATGTGCTGCACCGTGCGTTGGGACGCCCGGCGATCCTGGACTTCGGGGCCGACCGCTCCGGATCCTGGCTCGCCGAGCCGCGCGGGCACCGCGCCATCGGCGTGGTCTACGATCCCGCTGCGGAGCGCGGGAACTACGTGGCCACGGCGATGGGACGCCGGTACGACGCATTGTTCTGGCTGGAGGAGACCACCGCGTTACGGCCGCTGCATCACGAGACGCGACCCATCCAGCCGGAGCTCGAGGCGGAACCGTCGGGTCTCTAA